In Malus sylvestris chromosome 16, drMalSylv7.2, whole genome shotgun sequence, the following are encoded in one genomic region:
- the LOC126608604 gene encoding mitogen-activated protein kinase kinase kinase NPK1-like isoform X3: MAMSPNDRPKKKTLTPMQGLVGLIRESLPLRPPRRDEVGGGGGGGGFGGLVGKVRSSLRNSRIGLLPKAPVCALPPVASRDDAPPIRWRKGELIGSGAFGRVYMGMNLDSGELLAVKQVLIAANSASKEKTQAHIRELEEEVKLLKNLSHPNIVRYLGTAREEDSLNILLEFVPGGSISSLLGKFGSFPESVIRMYTKQLLLGLEYLHKNEIMHRDIKGANILVDNKGCIKLADFGASKKVVELATINGAKSMKGTPYWMAPEVILQTGHSFSADIWSVGCTVIEMATGKPPWSQQYQEVAVLFHIGTTKSHPPIPEHLSAEAKDFLLKCLEKEPCRRSSASELVQHPFVIGDYQEPRPVLRASFMFYQEAGNEMAAPGTDLKNFPSIRRSTCAGLKDICDIGSVRCSTVYPGNFSGGSSRWGPSSNDDDDMCQIDDTDDIVLGSFAKFRSVVGPDELNKSFNPMCEPNDDWPCKFDENLETERSGINFSPCQTIHEASGSIGASQKVETEFMFPSGPSAAEDDEEVTESKIRAFLDEKALDLKKLQTPLYEEFCSSLNAAGIGNANREHVSKHLNLPPKSKSPSRAPSRRFSTAFDAAGPGKHTRDVSNASGVHDRVLQEIQPPQLSEWKELPHDQKESFSLSASFSEMQRKWKQELDEELERKREMMWQAGAGTNTPSPNKILSRQRERLGMVFPGK; the protein is encoded by the exons ATGGCGATGAGCCCCAACGACCGACccaaaaagaaaaccctaacacCGATGCAAGGCCTCGTCGGCTTGATACGCGAGTCCCTGCCGCTTCGGCCTCCGCGCCGGGACGAGGTaggaggcggaggaggaggaggaggatttgGTGGCCTGGTGGGGAAGGTCCGCTCCAGCCTCCGAAATTCGCGAATTGGACTGTTACCCAAGGCTCCGGTTTGTGCTCTTCCTCCGGTTGCTTCGAGAGACGACGCACCGCCGATTCGGTGGCGGAAGGGCGAGTTGATTGGGTCCGGTGCCTTTGGCCGGGTTTACATGGGAATGAACCTCGATTCCGGAGAGCTTCTCGCTGTGAAACAG GTGTTGATTGCGGCAAACAGTGCTTCAAAGGAGAAGACACAG GCTCACATTCGAGAGTTGGAGGAGGAAGTGAAGCTTCTTAAGAATCTTTCACATCCAAATATTGTT AGGTACTTGGGGACTGCTAGAGAGGAGGATTCATTGAATATTCTATTGGAGTTTGTGCCGGGTGGATCCATATCGTCCCTCTTGGGGAAATTTGGATCCTTTCCCGAGTCT GTTATACGAATGTACACAAAGCAGCTGTTATTGGGTCTTGAATACCTTCACAAGAATGAAATCATGCATAGGGACATCAAG GGTGCAAACATCCTTGTGGATAATAAAGGGTGCATTAAACTTGCTGACTTTGGTGCATCAAAGAAAGTTGTTGAACTG GCTACTATAAATGGTGCCAAGTCAATGAAGGGTACTCCATACTGGATGGCGCCTGAAGTTATTCTTCAGACTGGCCATAGCTT CTCCGCTGACATATGGAGTGTTGGATGTACTGTGATTGAGATGGCTACAGGAAAGCCTCCATGGAGCCAACAGTATCAGGAG GTTGCTGTTCTTTTCCATATTGGAACAACAAAATCTCATCCACCCATCCCCGAGCACCTCTCTGCTGAGGCAAAGGATTTTCTGTTAAAATGTTTAGAGAA GGAACCTTGTCGAAGGTCTTCTGCATCAGAGTTAGTGCAG CATCCATTTGTGATTGGGGATTATCAGGAACCTCGTCCAGTACTTCGTGCTTCATTTATG TTTTATCAGGAAGCTGGAAACGAGATGGCAGCACCTGGGACAGATCTTAAGAACTT CCCTTCGATCAGAAGGTCTACCTGTGCCGGCTTGAAGGATATTTGTGATATTGGCTCTGTTAGGTGCTCAACTGTATATCCAGGGAATTTTTCAGGAGGGAGCTCCCGCTGGGGACCTTCCAGTAATGACGACGACGACATGTGTCAGATTGATGATACAGATGACATTGTCCTTGGTTCATTTGCAAAATTCAGATCTGTGGTTGGACCTGATGAATTAAACAAG AGTTTCAATCCCATGTGTGAACCAAATGATGACTGGCCATGCAAGTTTGATGAAAATCTGGAAACGGAGAGAAGTGGAATTAACTTCTCCCCTTGTCAAACAATACATGAGGCTTCTGGGAGCATTGGAGCATCCCAAAAGGTGGAGACTGAATTCATGTTTCCTTCTGGGCCATCAGCAGCTGAAGATGATGAGGAAGTTACAGAGTCAAAAATAAGAGCCTTCCTGGATGAAAAG GCGTTAGATTTGAAGAAGCTGCAAACACCTCTATATGAAGAGTTCTGTAGCTCATTGAATGCAGCTGGTATTGGAAATGCAAATCGTGAACATGTTTCAAAGCATCTGAACTTACCTCCTAAGAGTAAGTCACCGAGTCGCGCACCTAGTAGAAGATTCTCTACAGCATTTGATGCTGCAGGCCCTGGGAAACATACAAGAGATGTATCAAATGCCAGTGGTGTACATGACCGAGTCTTGCAGGAAATTCAGCCACCTCAGCTTAGTGAATGGAAAGAGCTCCCTCATGATCAGAAAGAATCATTTAGTCTGAG TGCAAGCTTTTCTGAGATGCAAAGAAAGTGGAAACAAGAGCTTGACGAAGAGCTCGAGAGGAAGCGAG AGATGATGTGGCAGGCTGGTGCAGGAACGAATACGCCATCCCCAAACAAAATTCTAAGTCGACAAAGAGAACGGCTAGGGATGGTTTTCCCTGGAAAATGA
- the LOC126608604 gene encoding mitogen-activated protein kinase kinase kinase NPK1-like isoform X1, which translates to MAMSPNDRPKKKTLTPMQGLVGLIRESLPLRPPRRDEVGGGGGGGGFGGLVGKVRSSLRNSRIGLLPKAPVCALPPVASRDDAPPIRWRKGELIGSGAFGRVYMGMNLDSGELLAVKQVLIAANSASKEKTQAHIRELEEEVKLLKNLSHPNIVRYLGTAREEDSLNILLEFVPGGSISSLLGKFGSFPESVIRMYTKQLLLGLEYLHKNEIMHRDIKGANILVDNKGCIKLADFGASKKVVELATINGAKSMKGTPYWMAPEVILQTGHSFLVCAFSLGLVLLRNTLLEVFYFSCAYINQIRFTDVDILYTVCLHKKCSADIWSVGCTVIEMATGKPPWSQQYQEVAVLFHIGTTKSHPPIPEHLSAEAKDFLLKCLEKEPCRRSSASELVQHPFVIGDYQEPRPVLRASFMFYQEAGNEMAAPGTDLKNFPSIRRSTCAGLKDICDIGSVRCSTVYPGNFSGGSSRWGPSSNDDDDMCQIDDTDDIVLGSFAKFRSVVGPDELNKSFNPMCEPNDDWPCKFDENLETERSGINFSPCQTIHEASGSIGASQKVETEFMFPSGPSAAEDDEEVTESKIRAFLDEKALDLKKLQTPLYEEFCSSLNAAGIGNANREHVSKHLNLPPKSKSPSRAPSRRFSTAFDAAGPGKHTRDVSNASGVHDRVLQEIQPPQLSEWKELPHDQKESFSLSASFSEMQRKWKQELDEELERKREMMWQAGAGTNTPSPNKILSRQRERLGMVFPGK; encoded by the exons ATGGCGATGAGCCCCAACGACCGACccaaaaagaaaaccctaacacCGATGCAAGGCCTCGTCGGCTTGATACGCGAGTCCCTGCCGCTTCGGCCTCCGCGCCGGGACGAGGTaggaggcggaggaggaggaggaggatttgGTGGCCTGGTGGGGAAGGTCCGCTCCAGCCTCCGAAATTCGCGAATTGGACTGTTACCCAAGGCTCCGGTTTGTGCTCTTCCTCCGGTTGCTTCGAGAGACGACGCACCGCCGATTCGGTGGCGGAAGGGCGAGTTGATTGGGTCCGGTGCCTTTGGCCGGGTTTACATGGGAATGAACCTCGATTCCGGAGAGCTTCTCGCTGTGAAACAG GTGTTGATTGCGGCAAACAGTGCTTCAAAGGAGAAGACACAG GCTCACATTCGAGAGTTGGAGGAGGAAGTGAAGCTTCTTAAGAATCTTTCACATCCAAATATTGTT AGGTACTTGGGGACTGCTAGAGAGGAGGATTCATTGAATATTCTATTGGAGTTTGTGCCGGGTGGATCCATATCGTCCCTCTTGGGGAAATTTGGATCCTTTCCCGAGTCT GTTATACGAATGTACACAAAGCAGCTGTTATTGGGTCTTGAATACCTTCACAAGAATGAAATCATGCATAGGGACATCAAG GGTGCAAACATCCTTGTGGATAATAAAGGGTGCATTAAACTTGCTGACTTTGGTGCATCAAAGAAAGTTGTTGAACTG GCTACTATAAATGGTGCCAAGTCAATGAAGGGTACTCCATACTGGATGGCGCCTGAAGTTATTCTTCAGACTGGCCATAGCTT TCTTGTGTGTGCCTTTTCTCTAGGACTGGTTCTACTTAGGAACACTCTCCTGGAAGTTTTCTATTTCAGTTGTGCATATATTAATCAGATAAGGttcactgatgttgatattttGTATACAGTCTGTTTACACAAGAAATG CTCCGCTGACATATGGAGTGTTGGATGTACTGTGATTGAGATGGCTACAGGAAAGCCTCCATGGAGCCAACAGTATCAGGAG GTTGCTGTTCTTTTCCATATTGGAACAACAAAATCTCATCCACCCATCCCCGAGCACCTCTCTGCTGAGGCAAAGGATTTTCTGTTAAAATGTTTAGAGAA GGAACCTTGTCGAAGGTCTTCTGCATCAGAGTTAGTGCAG CATCCATTTGTGATTGGGGATTATCAGGAACCTCGTCCAGTACTTCGTGCTTCATTTATG TTTTATCAGGAAGCTGGAAACGAGATGGCAGCACCTGGGACAGATCTTAAGAACTT CCCTTCGATCAGAAGGTCTACCTGTGCCGGCTTGAAGGATATTTGTGATATTGGCTCTGTTAGGTGCTCAACTGTATATCCAGGGAATTTTTCAGGAGGGAGCTCCCGCTGGGGACCTTCCAGTAATGACGACGACGACATGTGTCAGATTGATGATACAGATGACATTGTCCTTGGTTCATTTGCAAAATTCAGATCTGTGGTTGGACCTGATGAATTAAACAAG AGTTTCAATCCCATGTGTGAACCAAATGATGACTGGCCATGCAAGTTTGATGAAAATCTGGAAACGGAGAGAAGTGGAATTAACTTCTCCCCTTGTCAAACAATACATGAGGCTTCTGGGAGCATTGGAGCATCCCAAAAGGTGGAGACTGAATTCATGTTTCCTTCTGGGCCATCAGCAGCTGAAGATGATGAGGAAGTTACAGAGTCAAAAATAAGAGCCTTCCTGGATGAAAAG GCGTTAGATTTGAAGAAGCTGCAAACACCTCTATATGAAGAGTTCTGTAGCTCATTGAATGCAGCTGGTATTGGAAATGCAAATCGTGAACATGTTTCAAAGCATCTGAACTTACCTCCTAAGAGTAAGTCACCGAGTCGCGCACCTAGTAGAAGATTCTCTACAGCATTTGATGCTGCAGGCCCTGGGAAACATACAAGAGATGTATCAAATGCCAGTGGTGTACATGACCGAGTCTTGCAGGAAATTCAGCCACCTCAGCTTAGTGAATGGAAAGAGCTCCCTCATGATCAGAAAGAATCATTTAGTCTGAG TGCAAGCTTTTCTGAGATGCAAAGAAAGTGGAAACAAGAGCTTGACGAAGAGCTCGAGAGGAAGCGAG AGATGATGTGGCAGGCTGGTGCAGGAACGAATACGCCATCCCCAAACAAAATTCTAAGTCGACAAAGAGAACGGCTAGGGATGGTTTTCCCTGGAAAATGA
- the LOC126608604 gene encoding mitogen-activated protein kinase kinase kinase NPK1-like isoform X4: MAMSPNDRPKKKTLTPMQGLVGLIRESLPLRPPRRDEVGGGGGGGGFGGLVGKVRSSLRNSRIGLLPKAPVCALPPVASRDDAPPIRWRKGELIGSGAFGRVYMGMNLDSGELLAVKQVLIAANSASKEKTQAHIRELEEEVKLLKNLSHPNIVRYLGTAREEDSLNILLEFVPGGSISSLLGKFGSFPESVIRMYTKQLLLGLEYLHKNEIMHRDIKGANILVDNKGCIKLADFGASKKVVELATINGAKSMKGTPYWMAPEVILQTGHSFSADIWSVGCTVIEMATGKPPWSQQYQEVAVLFHIGTTKSHPPIPEHLSAEAKDFLLKCLEKEPCRRSSASELVQHPFVIGDYQEPRPVLRASFMEAGNEMAAPGTDLKNFPSIRRSTCAGLKDICDIGSVRCSTVYPGNFSGGSSRWGPSSNDDDDMCQIDDTDDIVLGSFAKFRSVVGPDELNKSFNPMCEPNDDWPCKFDENLETERSGINFSPCQTIHEASGSIGASQKVETEFMFPSGPSAAEDDEEVTESKIRAFLDEKALDLKKLQTPLYEEFCSSLNAAGIGNANREHVSKHLNLPPKSKSPSRAPSRRFSTAFDAAGPGKHTRDVSNASGVHDRVLQEIQPPQLSEWKELPHDQKESFSLSASFSEMQRKWKQELDEELERKREMMWQAGAGTNTPSPNKILSRQRERLGMVFPGK, from the exons ATGGCGATGAGCCCCAACGACCGACccaaaaagaaaaccctaacacCGATGCAAGGCCTCGTCGGCTTGATACGCGAGTCCCTGCCGCTTCGGCCTCCGCGCCGGGACGAGGTaggaggcggaggaggaggaggaggatttgGTGGCCTGGTGGGGAAGGTCCGCTCCAGCCTCCGAAATTCGCGAATTGGACTGTTACCCAAGGCTCCGGTTTGTGCTCTTCCTCCGGTTGCTTCGAGAGACGACGCACCGCCGATTCGGTGGCGGAAGGGCGAGTTGATTGGGTCCGGTGCCTTTGGCCGGGTTTACATGGGAATGAACCTCGATTCCGGAGAGCTTCTCGCTGTGAAACAG GTGTTGATTGCGGCAAACAGTGCTTCAAAGGAGAAGACACAG GCTCACATTCGAGAGTTGGAGGAGGAAGTGAAGCTTCTTAAGAATCTTTCACATCCAAATATTGTT AGGTACTTGGGGACTGCTAGAGAGGAGGATTCATTGAATATTCTATTGGAGTTTGTGCCGGGTGGATCCATATCGTCCCTCTTGGGGAAATTTGGATCCTTTCCCGAGTCT GTTATACGAATGTACACAAAGCAGCTGTTATTGGGTCTTGAATACCTTCACAAGAATGAAATCATGCATAGGGACATCAAG GGTGCAAACATCCTTGTGGATAATAAAGGGTGCATTAAACTTGCTGACTTTGGTGCATCAAAGAAAGTTGTTGAACTG GCTACTATAAATGGTGCCAAGTCAATGAAGGGTACTCCATACTGGATGGCGCCTGAAGTTATTCTTCAGACTGGCCATAGCTT CTCCGCTGACATATGGAGTGTTGGATGTACTGTGATTGAGATGGCTACAGGAAAGCCTCCATGGAGCCAACAGTATCAGGAG GTTGCTGTTCTTTTCCATATTGGAACAACAAAATCTCATCCACCCATCCCCGAGCACCTCTCTGCTGAGGCAAAGGATTTTCTGTTAAAATGTTTAGAGAA GGAACCTTGTCGAAGGTCTTCTGCATCAGAGTTAGTGCAG CATCCATTTGTGATTGGGGATTATCAGGAACCTCGTCCAGTACTTCGTGCTTCATTTATG GAAGCTGGAAACGAGATGGCAGCACCTGGGACAGATCTTAAGAACTT CCCTTCGATCAGAAGGTCTACCTGTGCCGGCTTGAAGGATATTTGTGATATTGGCTCTGTTAGGTGCTCAACTGTATATCCAGGGAATTTTTCAGGAGGGAGCTCCCGCTGGGGACCTTCCAGTAATGACGACGACGACATGTGTCAGATTGATGATACAGATGACATTGTCCTTGGTTCATTTGCAAAATTCAGATCTGTGGTTGGACCTGATGAATTAAACAAG AGTTTCAATCCCATGTGTGAACCAAATGATGACTGGCCATGCAAGTTTGATGAAAATCTGGAAACGGAGAGAAGTGGAATTAACTTCTCCCCTTGTCAAACAATACATGAGGCTTCTGGGAGCATTGGAGCATCCCAAAAGGTGGAGACTGAATTCATGTTTCCTTCTGGGCCATCAGCAGCTGAAGATGATGAGGAAGTTACAGAGTCAAAAATAAGAGCCTTCCTGGATGAAAAG GCGTTAGATTTGAAGAAGCTGCAAACACCTCTATATGAAGAGTTCTGTAGCTCATTGAATGCAGCTGGTATTGGAAATGCAAATCGTGAACATGTTTCAAAGCATCTGAACTTACCTCCTAAGAGTAAGTCACCGAGTCGCGCACCTAGTAGAAGATTCTCTACAGCATTTGATGCTGCAGGCCCTGGGAAACATACAAGAGATGTATCAAATGCCAGTGGTGTACATGACCGAGTCTTGCAGGAAATTCAGCCACCTCAGCTTAGTGAATGGAAAGAGCTCCCTCATGATCAGAAAGAATCATTTAGTCTGAG TGCAAGCTTTTCTGAGATGCAAAGAAAGTGGAAACAAGAGCTTGACGAAGAGCTCGAGAGGAAGCGAG AGATGATGTGGCAGGCTGGTGCAGGAACGAATACGCCATCCCCAAACAAAATTCTAAGTCGACAAAGAGAACGGCTAGGGATGGTTTTCCCTGGAAAATGA
- the LOC126608604 gene encoding mitogen-activated protein kinase kinase kinase NPK1-like isoform X2 yields the protein MAMSPNDRPKKKTLTPMQGLVGLIRESLPLRPPRRDEVGGGGGGGGFGGLVGKVRSSLRNSRIGLLPKAPVCALPPVASRDDAPPIRWRKGELIGSGAFGRVYMGMNLDSGELLAVKQVLIAANSASKEKTQAHIRELEEEVKLLKNLSHPNIVRYLGTAREEDSLNILLEFVPGGSISSLLGKFGSFPESVIRMYTKQLLLGLEYLHKNEIMHRDIKGANILVDNKGCIKLADFGASKKVVELATINGAKSMKGTPYWMAPEVILQTGHSFLVCAFSLGLVLLRNTLLEVFYFSCAYINQIRFTDVDILYTVCLHKKCSADIWSVGCTVIEMATGKPPWSQQYQEVAVLFHIGTTKSHPPIPEHLSAEAKDFLLKCLEKEPCRRSSASELVQHPFVIGDYQEPRPVLRASFMEAGNEMAAPGTDLKNFPSIRRSTCAGLKDICDIGSVRCSTVYPGNFSGGSSRWGPSSNDDDDMCQIDDTDDIVLGSFAKFRSVVGPDELNKSFNPMCEPNDDWPCKFDENLETERSGINFSPCQTIHEASGSIGASQKVETEFMFPSGPSAAEDDEEVTESKIRAFLDEKALDLKKLQTPLYEEFCSSLNAAGIGNANREHVSKHLNLPPKSKSPSRAPSRRFSTAFDAAGPGKHTRDVSNASGVHDRVLQEIQPPQLSEWKELPHDQKESFSLSASFSEMQRKWKQELDEELERKREMMWQAGAGTNTPSPNKILSRQRERLGMVFPGK from the exons ATGGCGATGAGCCCCAACGACCGACccaaaaagaaaaccctaacacCGATGCAAGGCCTCGTCGGCTTGATACGCGAGTCCCTGCCGCTTCGGCCTCCGCGCCGGGACGAGGTaggaggcggaggaggaggaggaggatttgGTGGCCTGGTGGGGAAGGTCCGCTCCAGCCTCCGAAATTCGCGAATTGGACTGTTACCCAAGGCTCCGGTTTGTGCTCTTCCTCCGGTTGCTTCGAGAGACGACGCACCGCCGATTCGGTGGCGGAAGGGCGAGTTGATTGGGTCCGGTGCCTTTGGCCGGGTTTACATGGGAATGAACCTCGATTCCGGAGAGCTTCTCGCTGTGAAACAG GTGTTGATTGCGGCAAACAGTGCTTCAAAGGAGAAGACACAG GCTCACATTCGAGAGTTGGAGGAGGAAGTGAAGCTTCTTAAGAATCTTTCACATCCAAATATTGTT AGGTACTTGGGGACTGCTAGAGAGGAGGATTCATTGAATATTCTATTGGAGTTTGTGCCGGGTGGATCCATATCGTCCCTCTTGGGGAAATTTGGATCCTTTCCCGAGTCT GTTATACGAATGTACACAAAGCAGCTGTTATTGGGTCTTGAATACCTTCACAAGAATGAAATCATGCATAGGGACATCAAG GGTGCAAACATCCTTGTGGATAATAAAGGGTGCATTAAACTTGCTGACTTTGGTGCATCAAAGAAAGTTGTTGAACTG GCTACTATAAATGGTGCCAAGTCAATGAAGGGTACTCCATACTGGATGGCGCCTGAAGTTATTCTTCAGACTGGCCATAGCTT TCTTGTGTGTGCCTTTTCTCTAGGACTGGTTCTACTTAGGAACACTCTCCTGGAAGTTTTCTATTTCAGTTGTGCATATATTAATCAGATAAGGttcactgatgttgatattttGTATACAGTCTGTTTACACAAGAAATG CTCCGCTGACATATGGAGTGTTGGATGTACTGTGATTGAGATGGCTACAGGAAAGCCTCCATGGAGCCAACAGTATCAGGAG GTTGCTGTTCTTTTCCATATTGGAACAACAAAATCTCATCCACCCATCCCCGAGCACCTCTCTGCTGAGGCAAAGGATTTTCTGTTAAAATGTTTAGAGAA GGAACCTTGTCGAAGGTCTTCTGCATCAGAGTTAGTGCAG CATCCATTTGTGATTGGGGATTATCAGGAACCTCGTCCAGTACTTCGTGCTTCATTTATG GAAGCTGGAAACGAGATGGCAGCACCTGGGACAGATCTTAAGAACTT CCCTTCGATCAGAAGGTCTACCTGTGCCGGCTTGAAGGATATTTGTGATATTGGCTCTGTTAGGTGCTCAACTGTATATCCAGGGAATTTTTCAGGAGGGAGCTCCCGCTGGGGACCTTCCAGTAATGACGACGACGACATGTGTCAGATTGATGATACAGATGACATTGTCCTTGGTTCATTTGCAAAATTCAGATCTGTGGTTGGACCTGATGAATTAAACAAG AGTTTCAATCCCATGTGTGAACCAAATGATGACTGGCCATGCAAGTTTGATGAAAATCTGGAAACGGAGAGAAGTGGAATTAACTTCTCCCCTTGTCAAACAATACATGAGGCTTCTGGGAGCATTGGAGCATCCCAAAAGGTGGAGACTGAATTCATGTTTCCTTCTGGGCCATCAGCAGCTGAAGATGATGAGGAAGTTACAGAGTCAAAAATAAGAGCCTTCCTGGATGAAAAG GCGTTAGATTTGAAGAAGCTGCAAACACCTCTATATGAAGAGTTCTGTAGCTCATTGAATGCAGCTGGTATTGGAAATGCAAATCGTGAACATGTTTCAAAGCATCTGAACTTACCTCCTAAGAGTAAGTCACCGAGTCGCGCACCTAGTAGAAGATTCTCTACAGCATTTGATGCTGCAGGCCCTGGGAAACATACAAGAGATGTATCAAATGCCAGTGGTGTACATGACCGAGTCTTGCAGGAAATTCAGCCACCTCAGCTTAGTGAATGGAAAGAGCTCCCTCATGATCAGAAAGAATCATTTAGTCTGAG TGCAAGCTTTTCTGAGATGCAAAGAAAGTGGAAACAAGAGCTTGACGAAGAGCTCGAGAGGAAGCGAG AGATGATGTGGCAGGCTGGTGCAGGAACGAATACGCCATCCCCAAACAAAATTCTAAGTCGACAAAGAGAACGGCTAGGGATGGTTTTCCCTGGAAAATGA
- the LOC126606583 gene encoding protein FANTASTIC FOUR 1-like, producing MATIVCQGLQSCLESPHLVEPRTLRLKFSAPVAHHISPIRTQELGIKGCFSEEKCNNYEEINSNKATSEKSDLVGGWSFLQAISKPSLENPTAEVDEENTYTPPRVYRTSSVTKLNEKSLEMCTEDLGCETGAIITESFSIFSPTPESESNAVPRERQNKPKFSGGKKANNIHGFPPPLTTISGEDSLQVRPHREDGRLIMKAVKAPSSHTFFQAERSNGRLRLCFSKTFSPSFDSEEAAATHEYNEGCKNEACENDINEEAEQDQEEVEENKEEEEEEEEEEEEEGKTSNVCLMEGEEVDGNSLNVGGEEGMDKFKRPSRCKEGGGECEEKGWLKYWEPHWVST from the coding sequence ATGGCGACAATCGTGTGCCAAGGTCTGCAGTCATGCCTGGAGTCTCCTCATCTTGTGGAGCCAAGAACCCTAAGGCTAAAGTTTTCGGCACCAGTAGCTCATCACATCTCTCCAATTCGCACCCAAGAATTAGGAATCAAGGGTTGTTTCTCTGAAGAGAAATGCAATAATTATGAGGAAATCAACAGCAATAAGGCCACCTCCGAAAAATCTGACTTGGTAGGTGGCTGGAGTTTCCTCCAAGCTATCTCCAAACCCTCACTAGAAAACCCTACTGCTGAGGTGGACGAAGAAAATACTTACACCCCTCCTAGGGTTTACAGGACCTCATCAGTTACCAAGCTAAATGAGAAGAGCTTGGAGATGTGCACCGAAGACTTAGGCTGCGAGACCGGCGCCATTATCACAGAAAGCTTCAGCATTTTCTCACCAACGCCTGAATCAGAATCGAATGCTGTGCCAAGGGAGCGACAAAATAAGCCTAAATTTTCGGGTGGAAAAAAGGCGAATAATATTCATGGTTTCCCACCTCCGTTGACAACAATAAGTGGTGAGGATTCTCTACAAGTTAGGCCTCACAGGGAAGATGGTAGGCTGATCATGAAGGCTGTCAAGGCCCCTTCAAGTCATACATTCTTCCAAGCTGAAAGGAGCAATGGCCGCCTTCGATTGTGCTTTTCAAAAACCTTTTCTCCCAGTTTTGACTCAGAAGAAGCAGCAGCCACTCATGAATACAATGAAGGGTGTAAAAATGAAGCATGTGAAAATGACATCAATGAGGAAGCAGAACAAGATCAAGAAGAAGtcgaagaaaataaagaagaagaagaagaagaagaagaagaagaagaagaagaaggtaagACATCAAATGTGTGCTTGATGGAAGGTGAGGAGGTGGATGGGAATAGTTTGAATGTTGGGGGTGAAGAGGGAATGGACAAGTTTAAAAGGCCAAGCAGGTGCAAAGAGGGTGGTGGTGAGTGTGAGGAGAAAGGATGGTTAAAGTATTGGGAGCCCCATTGGGTGTCTACTTAA